One Leisingera sp. M658 genomic window carries:
- a CDS encoding class I SAM-dependent methyltransferase, which translates to MALPAIASLWVGPELSWLEQLCLQSFLDHGHEVVLFSYDEVKGVPDGVQVADANEILPADRIIRHARTGSPAYHADVFRLHLLRKTNYIWADTDAYCCQPWNIKGKHFHGWISDDKPMVNNGVLRLPKTSKTLAAMLRFTSDEYPIPPWYSAEKQAELQALKDSGQGVHVSLLPWGVWGPDALTWFLQETGEVKNSRPGHVIYPVPFKRAGVVLNPNRPNQARGHIRDDTLSIHFWGRRFRNIAAKYGGVPAEGCYVHDLLAQHGIDAEKTRHLLQPAPEPEEIPVEKIDPAALDYSMFSDQDVANILLQRSELASSGQTIKDWMAGDEKLLLAEARSQRDYILHESIRIAERECDFFLKATDPIAPGRAADIGCGYAFASLLLHRRYGCSITLIDIEEGNSRHFGFEGEGAGYTSLETARVFLEKNGVPAEKITTINPKTEDTAALGAFDLVISLASCGFHYPVATYQDLFSKQISPGGGIVLDIRKGSGGIGAMKSFGTVKVLAKHGKYSTVLACAGQEA; encoded by the coding sequence ATGGCACTTCCGGCCATTGCGTCACTATGGGTGGGTCCAGAACTCAGCTGGCTGGAGCAGCTTTGCCTTCAGTCCTTTCTGGATCACGGCCACGAGGTGGTGCTGTTCTCCTATGACGAGGTCAAGGGCGTGCCAGACGGGGTGCAAGTGGCGGATGCCAATGAGATCCTGCCTGCCGACCGCATCATCCGCCACGCCCGCACCGGCAGCCCGGCCTATCATGCCGATGTCTTCCGCCTGCATTTGCTGCGCAAGACCAATTACATCTGGGCCGATACCGATGCCTATTGCTGCCAGCCCTGGAACATCAAAGGCAAGCATTTCCATGGCTGGATCTCAGACGATAAACCGATGGTCAACAATGGGGTTCTGCGGCTGCCCAAAACCTCCAAGACCCTGGCGGCGATGCTGCGCTTCACCAGCGATGAATACCCCATTCCGCCCTGGTACAGCGCTGAAAAACAGGCCGAACTGCAAGCGCTTAAGGACAGCGGGCAGGGGGTTCATGTCTCGCTTTTACCCTGGGGGGTCTGGGGGCCGGACGCGCTTACCTGGTTCCTTCAGGAAACCGGCGAGGTCAAGAATTCGCGGCCAGGCCATGTGATTTATCCCGTGCCGTTCAAACGGGCCGGGGTGGTGCTGAACCCGAACCGCCCGAACCAGGCACGCGGCCATATCCGCGACGATACGCTGTCGATCCATTTCTGGGGCCGCCGCTTTCGCAATATCGCGGCCAAATATGGCGGCGTGCCCGCCGAAGGCTGCTATGTCCATGACTTGCTGGCCCAGCATGGGATTGATGCGGAAAAAACCCGCCACCTGCTGCAACCGGCCCCTGAACCGGAAGAGATACCTGTGGAAAAAATCGACCCGGCAGCGCTGGATTACTCGATGTTCAGCGACCAGGATGTCGCCAATATCCTGCTGCAGCGGTCCGAACTGGCCAGCTCAGGCCAGACCATCAAGGACTGGATGGCAGGTGACGAAAAGCTGCTGCTGGCAGAAGCCCGGTCGCAGCGGGACTACATTCTGCATGAATCGATCCGGATTGCGGAACGGGAATGCGATTTCTTCCTGAAGGCCACCGATCCCATTGCGCCCGGACGGGCCGCGGATATCGGCTGCGGGTATGCCTTTGCCAGCCTGCTGCTGCACCGCCGCTATGGCTGCAGCATCACGCTGATTGATATCGAAGAGGGCAACAGCCGTCATTTCGGGTTTGAGGGGGAGGGCGCAGGCTATACCAGCCTGGAAACCGCCCGCGTGTTTCTGGAAAAGAACGGCGTGCCTGCTGAAAAAATCACCACCATCAACCCCAAGACCGAAGACACCGCAGCGCTTGGTGCCTTTGATCTGGTGATCAGTCTTGCGTCTTGCGGGTTCCACTATCCCGTAGCCACCTACCAGGATCTGTTCAGCAAGCAGATCAGCCCCGGCGGCGGGATTGTTCTGGATATCCGCAAGGGGTCCGGCGGCATCGGCGCCATGAAAAGCTTCGGCACCGTCAAGGTACTGGCCAAGCACGGCAAATACTCCACAGTTCTGGCCTGTGCCGGACAAGAGGCGTGA
- a CDS encoding glycosyltransferase family 2 protein: MILERELSALSLAGSILLDAVELPASSGRIARLFFKSGTSREGLGIASPADKTVLHNYGGAPVLETGISDGPGEVTVSAEGALYNVPLHPEETDLFAGLNVLAAVRNGETARTAAEWLRFHAAQHGLQGAVILDRAHPQDSRRFIEELQALAGSIKGLERVVVVHSKLPLGKDGLPEEAHPFNVPGAPGKDRMEIPPADPWRAPLGEFLIYEILRARFLARARAVANIDLFDLLAPDEGPNVFDRAVAAPTGCLRLGGVQAYPWRVRKGGQASFADHICTQFDATGLRPRWCVAPATAGGNCIWRLIRVVGAEPDPAEDLRFYRCMALRHPTDTVSKIVPKTSLVETPELLALATGYFNAKPVRIPPEDAIKRRRGKPKTTVVTTMKNEGPFILEWLAYHRAIGVDDFIVYTNDCTDGTDTMLQLLQDRGIVQHRENPFRNTDLKPQHAALQAAEEEPVIREADWLVCMDVDEFINIKCGDGRLPDLFEAVGDANMIAMTWRLFGNNDVRDFTGDLITREFTRCAFEVTRKPHQAWGFKTLFRNSGIFKKLGVHRPKGLKPQLWEDIRWVNGSGQDMPREMFRNGWRSSIDTYGYDLVQLNHYAVRSAESFLVKRDRGRVNHVDRDQGLSYWFRMNNNAEEERSIQRMIPALEAEMARLLADPDIATAHEYASRKHREKIEELKFRDDMLELFQELTSGKLCKLSRMHAHFGANVFLSGPGVIPDEIAEKEPGSDFWFTVERGETNH, encoded by the coding sequence CAGCGCGTTGTCCCTGGCGGGAAGCATCCTGCTGGACGCCGTGGAACTGCCTGCGTCCAGCGGCCGGATTGCCCGCCTGTTCTTCAAATCCGGAACCTCGCGGGAGGGGCTTGGCATTGCGTCCCCGGCGGACAAGACAGTTCTGCACAACTATGGCGGCGCGCCGGTTCTGGAGACCGGGATTTCGGACGGTCCCGGCGAGGTCACGGTTTCTGCTGAGGGGGCGCTTTACAATGTTCCGCTCCACCCGGAGGAGACAGACCTGTTTGCCGGGCTCAATGTACTGGCTGCTGTCCGTAATGGTGAAACGGCCCGAACTGCGGCCGAATGGCTGCGGTTCCATGCGGCGCAGCATGGTCTGCAAGGGGCTGTCATTCTCGACCGGGCGCATCCGCAAGACAGCCGCCGTTTTATAGAGGAATTGCAAGCGCTTGCTGGCTCCATCAAGGGGCTTGAGCGGGTCGTGGTGGTGCATTCCAAGCTGCCCCTGGGCAAGGATGGCCTGCCGGAGGAGGCGCATCCGTTCAACGTGCCGGGGGCGCCGGGCAAAGACCGGATGGAGATCCCGCCTGCCGATCCCTGGCGGGCACCGCTGGGTGAGTTTCTGATCTATGAAATCCTGCGTGCCCGCTTTCTGGCGCGGGCACGGGCAGTGGCCAACATCGACCTATTCGACCTGCTGGCGCCGGATGAGGGGCCGAATGTGTTTGACCGGGCCGTCGCCGCGCCGACGGGCTGTCTGCGGCTGGGCGGAGTGCAGGCCTATCCATGGCGGGTGCGCAAGGGCGGCCAGGCGTCTTTTGCGGATCACATCTGCACGCAGTTTGATGCCACCGGGCTGCGGCCGCGCTGGTGTGTGGCACCGGCCACAGCCGGCGGGAACTGCATTTGGCGGCTGATCCGGGTGGTCGGGGCAGAGCCTGATCCGGCGGAGGATCTGCGGTTCTACCGCTGCATGGCCCTGCGGCATCCAACCGACACGGTGTCCAAGATCGTGCCGAAGACCAGCCTGGTGGAAACGCCGGAGCTGCTGGCGCTGGCCACGGGCTATTTCAACGCCAAGCCTGTGCGTATCCCTCCGGAGGATGCGATTAAGCGGCGCCGTGGCAAGCCCAAGACCACTGTCGTCACGACCATGAAAAACGAAGGGCCGTTCATTCTGGAATGGCTGGCCTACCACCGCGCAATCGGGGTGGATGATTTTATCGTCTACACCAACGACTGCACCGATGGCACCGACACAATGCTGCAGCTGCTGCAGGATAGGGGCATCGTCCAGCACCGCGAAAACCCGTTCCGCAACACAGATCTGAAGCCGCAGCACGCAGCCTTGCAGGCGGCGGAGGAAGAGCCGGTGATCCGGGAGGCCGACTGGCTGGTCTGCATGGATGTGGATGAGTTCATCAACATCAAATGCGGCGATGGCCGGCTGCCGGACCTGTTTGAGGCCGTGGGCGATGCCAATATGATCGCAATGACCTGGCGGCTGTTCGGCAACAATGACGTGCGCGATTTCACCGGCGATCTGATCACCCGGGAATTCACCCGCTGTGCCTTTGAAGTGACCCGCAAACCGCACCAGGCCTGGGGTTTCAAGACCCTGTTCCGCAACAGCGGTATCTTCAAGAAGCTGGGGGTTCACCGCCCCAAGGGGTTGAAGCCGCAGCTGTGGGAGGACATCCGCTGGGTCAACGGCTCCGGCCAGGACATGCCGCGCGAGATGTTCCGCAACGGCTGGCGTTCGTCGATAGATACTTATGGCTATGACCTGGTGCAGCTCAATCATTACGCCGTGCGCAGCGCCGAAAGCTTTCTGGTCAAGCGCGACCGCGGCCGGGTGAACCACGTGGACCGCGACCAGGGGCTTTCCTACTGGTTCCGGATGAACAACAACGCCGAGGAGGAACGCTCAATCCAGCGCATGATCCCGGCGCTGGAAGCGGAGATGGCGCGGCTGCTGGCAGACCCGGATATTGCCACGGCACATGAATACGCCAGCCGCAAACACCGCGAGAAGATCGAGGAGTTGAAATTCCGCGATGACATGCTGGAGCTGTTTCAGGAGCTGACCAGCGGTAAGCTGTGCAAGCTGTCGCGGATGCACGCGCATTTCGGCGCCAATGTCTTTCTGAGCGGCCCCGGAGTTATCCCTGACGAGATCGCCGAAAAGGAGCCGGGCAGCGATTTCTGGTTCACGGTTGAGCGGGGCGAAACCAACCATTGA